One genomic segment of Aythya fuligula isolate bAytFul2 chromosome 5, bAytFul2.pri, whole genome shotgun sequence includes these proteins:
- the LOC116489440 gene encoding LOW QUALITY PROTEIN: uncharacterized protein LOC116489440 (The sequence of the model RefSeq protein was modified relative to this genomic sequence to represent the inferred CDS: substituted 1 base at 1 genomic stop codon) — MEDYVLPPMTGDVHTGIEVEKVENDIESKGFTPITARTRSKLGPIIQAPLRQAMGANGPARIKVPFTTNELDSWKEAVTGYRDDPEAVAKRFELIVKNLDPDWRDIEIMLAALSETEKQLIVKAARTLVQSQVASGILPGTVEVHVPRADPNWDYNDENDYRMLKRYQEWIRIALENAIPKSVNWSRLYTIKQGISETPSEFLERLRAAMQKFTTIDPSSEEGRLQLVSLFLGQSAEDIRRKLQKMKEPDVRHLERLIEEAWRVFRNREGNERQKLGETIATATVAALRKQEEPLRGRGRGGRMMRSSLRAEQCAYCKGVGHWKNECPKRQEGNKLVMITNQXGGPGDSTLADPLVKLKLGKLEQEMEFLIDTGASYSVLNQKLIPEDKDFVTVMGATGQQEKAFFLKPLKYKLGKQMGIHRFLYLPGSPKSLLGRDLLEQLEAEIIFEKGKMELRIGEEQLINVLSLALIQTDPKSEIPLEIINQVYPGVWATEVPGRAKNVTPIIIKLKPGEKPVKVKQYPLRIEDRKGIKEIIDRFIQYGLLIECESEYNTPILPIKKADGKRYRLVQDLRAINKITEDIHPVVANPYTLLTKLRNSQVWFTVLDLKDAFFCLPLATESQNLFAFEWENPDSGRKTQLTWTVLPQGFKNSPTIFGNQLAKELETWIPPDTEGALLQYVDDLLIATETKESCIQWTISLLNFLGLNGYRVSQQKVQLVQQHVTYLGFGISGGQRELGTERKEVICRTPEPQTVKELRTFLGMTGWCRLWIYNYGLMVKPLYELIKINQSKLVWTGEARNAFKQLKRELMQAPALGLPDLSKPFWLFSHERQGIALGVLAQRLGPYKRAVAYFSKQLDEVSKGWPGCLRAVAAVVINIQEARKFTMGQKMTVLVSHTVSTVLEQKGNHWLSPQRFLKYQAILVEQDDVEIVVTNIVNPASFLSGTLDEPITHDCIETMETVYSSRPDLKEEPLEDADESWYTDGSSFVKQGQRKAGYAVTTAQQVIESKPLPPGTSAQKAEIIALTRALELAAGRKINIWTDSKYAFGVVHAHGAIWKERGLLTAQGKQIKHAEEILRLLEAVKQPEKVAIMHCRGHQLENKLLGSTIPE, encoded by the exons ATGGAAGATTATGTTTTGCCACCTATGACTGGTGATGTACATACTGGAATAGAAGttgaaaaagtagaaaatgacaTAGAATCTAAGGGGTTTACTCCGATAACTGCTCGTACACGGAGTAAATTAGGACCGATAATCCAAGCCCCTCTGCGGCAGGCTATGGGAGCTAACGGACCTGCTAGAATTAAAGTACCCTTCACAACTAATGAACTAGACTCTTGGAAAGAGGCAGTGACAGGGTATCGAGATGATCCAGAGGCGGTGGCTAAAAGGTTTGAATTGATTGTGAAAAACTTAGACCCGGATTGGAGGGATATAGAGATAATGTTGGCTGCAttatcagaaactgaaaaacagttaaTAGTTAAAGCTGCTAGAACGCTGGTACAAAGCCAGGTAGCCTCAGGAATTCTGCCCGGCACAGTGGAAGTACATGTGCCTAGGGCGGATCCTAATTGGGATTATAATGATGAGAATGATTATAGGATGCTAAAACGATATCAAGAATGGATTAGGATTGCTTTAGAAAATGCGATACCAAAGTCTGTGAATTGGTCAAGACTATATACAATAAAACAGGGAATCTCAGAAACCCCGTCAGAATTTCTTGAAAGGCTGAGGGCGGCAATGCAGAAGTTTACCACTATAGACCCTTCCTCAGAGGAGGGTAGACTTCAGTTAGTATCTCTATTTTTAGGTCAATCAGCAGAAGATATTAGaagaaagcttcagaaaatgaaggaacCAGATGTAAGGCATTTAGAAAGATTAATAGAAGAAGCCTGGAGGGTGTTTAGAAATCGCGAGGGGAATGAAAGACAAAAGTTAGGTGAAACAATTGCAACTGCCACTGTGGCAGCCCTGCGAAAACAGGAAGAGCCTCTTcgaggcaggggaagggggggaaggaTGATGCGATCCTCTTTGCGGGCTGAGCAGTGTGCCTATTGTAAAGGGGTAGGACATTGGAAAAATGAATGCCCGAAGCGGCAAGAGGGAAACAAGCTAGTAATGATTACGAACCAATGAGGGGGACCGGGGGACTCTACCCTAGCAGATCCACTGGTTAAACTTAAGCTAGGGAAATTGGAACAGGAGATGGAATTTTTAATAGACACGGGAGCTTCTTACTCAGTGCTGAACCAGAAACTAATACCAGAAGATAAAGACTTTGTGACTGTGATGGGAGCCACTGGCCAAcaggaaaaagcctttttcttaaaaccatTGAAATATAAATTGGGAAAACAAATGGGAATACATAGATTTTTATACCTGCCTGGATCTCCAAAATCTCTATTAGGTCGAGATTTGTTAGAACAATTAGAAGcagaaattatctttgaaaaggggaaaatggaattaaggataggagaagaacaactaataaatgtgttaagcttggcactaatacaaacagaccctaaaagtgaaataccctTGGAGATCATAAATCAAGTATATCCAGGAGTTTGGGCCACTGAAGTTCctggaagagctaaaaatgtgaccccaataattattaaattaaagccaggagagaaacctGTTAAGGTTAAGCAATATCCTTTAaggatagaagataggaaaggaattaaagagataattgatAGATTTatacagtatggattattgattgaatgcgaatcagaatacaatacacccatattgccaattaaaaaggcagatggaaaaagatataggctagttcaggatctgagggccataaataagatcactgaggatatacatccagtagtggcaaacccttatactttgctgactaaattaaggaatagtcaagtctggtttaccgtactggatttaaaagatgccttcttctgcctaCCTTTAGCCACtgaaagccaaaacctatttgcctttgaatgggaaaaccctGACTCAGGCAGAAAGACACAGTTAACGTGGACAGTGCTACCacaaggattcaagaatagccccactatttttggaaaccaattagcaaaGGAACTTGAAACTTGGATACCTCCGGACACTGAAGGGgctttgttacaatatgtagatgatctcttaatagctaccGAGACTAAAGagagttgtattcaatggactataagtctccttaattttctgggtttaaatggatatcgAGTCTCTCaacagaaagtccagctggtTCAACAACACGTGACCTACTTGGGATTTGGAATTTCGGGAGGTCAgcgagaactaggaactgaacgtaaggaagtcatttgccgGACTCCAGAACCCCAAACGGTAAAGGAGCTACGAACCTTTctaggaatgacaggttggtgtcgcctttggatttataattatggactaatggtaaagcctctatatgaattgataaagattaaccagtcaaagttagtctggactggagaagcacgaAACgcctttaaacaacttaaacgaGAATTGATGCAAGCTCCGGCTTTGGGATTACCGGATCTCTCGAAAcccttttggttgttttctcaTGAGAGACAAGGGATAGCTTTGGGAGTACTAGCACAAAGACTGGGTCCCTATAAACGAGCAGTAGCTTACTTCTCTAAACAACTAGATGAAGTAAGTAAAGGATGGCCCGGATGCCTTCGAGCTGTTGCAGCTGTTGTTATCAATATACAAGAAGCTCGGAAGTTTAcaatgggacagaaaatgacagtgttagTCTCCCATACGGTCTCAAcagttttggaacaaaaaggaaatcattGGCTTTCaccacaaagatttttaaaatatcaagcaatattagTAGAACAAGATGATGTGGAAATTGTGGTCACTAACATCGTAAATCCAGCTTCTTTCCTTAGCGGAACTCTGGATGAACCTATAACTCATGATTGTATAGAAACAATGGAGACTGTGTATTCTAGTCGACCCGATCTTAAGGAAGAACCTTTAGAAGATGCTGATGAATCTTGGTATACTGATGGGAGCAGCTTTGTAAAACAAGGACAACGTAAGGCAGGATATGCTGTTACAACTGCTCAACAGGTAATCGAGTCTAAACCATTACCCCCTGGGACATCCgcccagaaagcagagataattGCTCTTACACGAGCACTGGAactggcagcaggaaggaaaataaatatttggacagactCTAAATATGCATTcggcgtggtacatgctcatggagcaatttggaaagaacgtGGATTGTTGACTGCCcagggaaaacagataaaacatgctgaagagATTTTAAGATTGTTAGAGGcagtaaaacaaccagaaaaggtagctatcatgcattgtcggggacacca ATTAGAGAACAAGCTGCTTGGATCCACTATTCCCGAGTGA